A region of Ahaetulla prasina isolate Xishuangbanna chromosome 12, ASM2864084v1, whole genome shotgun sequence DNA encodes the following proteins:
- the LOC131184071 gene encoding cytochrome c oxidase subunit 4 isoform 1, mitochondrial gives MLGVRAFSLIGRRVLSTSVCARAHGHEVTKAPAYTQPVYEDYPLIPLPDIPFIQDLTPEQKALKEKEKGSWTALTPDEKIALYHIKFDKTFAEMLKPSNEWKTAIGLAGYMIGLAAFFFIWEVLFVLKPVPHSLSEDWKAMELRKHLDMKPDPITGLCSKWDYEKNEWKK, from the exons aTGTTGGGTGTTAGGGCATTCAGCCTTATTGGCAGGCGGGTTTTGTCCACTTCTGTTTGTGCGAGAGCTCACGGACATG aAGTTACAAAAGCGCCAGCTTATACTCAGCCTGTCTATGAGGATTACCCTCTGATTCCTTTGCCGGATATCCCATTCATACAAGACCTGACTCCTGAGCAGAAAGCcctgaaagaaaaggagaagggctCTTGGACCGCCCTCACCCCGGACGAGAAGATTGCTC TATACCACATCAAATTTGACAAAACTTTTGCTGAAATGCTGAAGCCGTCGAATGAATGGAAGACTGCGATCGGTTTAGCTGGCTACATGATTGGCCTCGCggctttctttttcatttgggAGGTTCTGTTTG TTCTGAAACCAGTCCCCCACAGTTTATCGGAGGATTGGAAAGCCATGGAGCTCCGGAAGCACCTGGATATGAAACCGGACCCAATTACTGGCCTTTGCTCCAagtgggattatgagaagaacgaatggaaaaaataa